The following proteins come from a genomic window of Plutella xylostella chromosome 22, ilPluXylo3.1, whole genome shotgun sequence:
- the LOC105394016 gene encoding fatty acid-binding protein 1: MAYLGKTFKHSKDENFDAFLDSLKVPAAARAKGSSPTNSLTLNPDGTYTLDIQSPAFSSTHTFTSGVEFNEQTAAGVSKTTFTLEGDVLTQVQQFPHFSITTKREFSDSELKVTLTTSTWDGVAVRYYTAA; this comes from the exons ATGGCGTACCTCGGGAAAACCTTCAAGCACAGCAAAGATGAGAACTTTGATGCTTTTCTCGACTCATTGA AGGTCCCAGCAGCAGCTCGCGCGAAGGGCTCCTCTCCCACCAACTCCCTGACCCTCAACCCTGACGGGACCTACACCCTGGACATCCAGTCCCCGGCCTTCAGCAGCACCCACACCTTCACCTCGGGAGTGGAGTTCAATGAGCAGACCGCCGCTGGTGTG TCCAAGACCACGTTCACGCTGGAGGGTGACGTGCTGACCCAGGTGCAGCAGTTCCCTCACTTCTCCATCACCACCAAGAGGGAATTCTCCGACTCTGAACTCAAAGTT ACCCTGACTACGAGCACTTGGGATGGCGTAGCGGTTAGATACTACACGGCAGCTTag